The window GCTGTGGAGGATGAGAACTTTCCCACAGTGGAGGAGATAATTCAGGTCTGACTTTACAAAGGCGCCTGAGGTTGAGCCCGAGATCTCTGAGTCGGCGATGAAAGTGGTCGATTTATTAGAGCTTAGGGCTAAATATGACATTCCCACTCACATCGAGTTGGTCCCTGCAAGGCAGGACGTGGTACAAGTCCACCGCCCTAGGTATTGTGCGttctacgcctacccctttcAAGTTGGATACACTCTTCCCCTTCTCCCCTTGGCGGAGGAGTTCTGCCATTTCTACGGCGTTTGTCCGGCTCAGCTCGCGCCATATATATACAAGCTCATTAGGATGTTTACCAACATCGTAGAATTGGCCGGGGTCAAGATCACCCTCCGACATTTGATGCATCTCTTCACCCCTAGTTTCTATAGGGGGACAATGCTAAACCTTCGCCATCGAAAGGGCAAGtgcctggtggtgaagatggatgataagGCGAGCCGAAAGTTCTGGCATAATTTTTTTTTCGTCAAAACCGAGGACGTGGTGGTCAACGAAGACGGCTTTCCTGAGACGTGGAATTATACTCGTAAGCGTCTAACCCTTCTTTTTTGAATGCTTGTTCTAGTCGTGGGTTTTGAACTTTTGTTCCCTCCTTATGCAGCCAAGACTACGCCCCATTCATTGGTCGGGATATTTCTCATTGGGTTGGCCGGGTTCTCCCTCACATCGTGGGGATTCGTGAGTGGTCGGGTTTCTTTAAGAAGTTTAGGCCTGCTCCTTCCTTGACCGGTGAGCTcgtctgtttttttttttaattttgtttaagtcgcctatttattataaattaccTTTGCTGATAGTGATAACCTTTTTCGATTCTTTCTTTTTTAGCCCAAGGATCTTCAAGAAGGACGAAAGCTCCCCCTCATGCATTCCGTAAGAGGAAAGTTGCCTCCTCTTCGGCGTCTATCCCCCTACGACCGCGGATAGGCCTACTCGCTCTTCTGTTTTTGTTCCCTCTTCGACCGCGGCTAGGTCTGCTCGGTCTTCGGCCCCGTCTACCGTTGCCTCAGCATCGGTTTCTTCTCCGCCTGTGAATATTTCGATAGCAGAGCTTCCGCTTCACCTTTATTCTGTCTTATGGATGAGGAGGAGGAATCGTCGCCAGGCGATAGGAATTTGGTACCCCACAAGCAAGGTAAGTGGATGTTGGTGACGGGGTTGCCCGGGCTGTAGATTTTGTGATGGATAATTTTACCATCCACGAGATGGCGACCATAATAATTGAAGATGATGTCGAGATGGCGTCTGAGGTCCCGATATCGGCTGAGACCATAGAGGGCGTCTCCCTTCTTTCTGCGGTGACGGAAGCCGAAGGGCTATCTGCAAGGGTTTCTGATACTTCGCGGCAAGATGGGCCGTCGACCTCCCAATCGGCTGACGGTGCTTCTTCGCCGGCTAATGGGAAAGACAAAGGCGTGACTAAGGATGGCTATGAGACGGGATCAGACCTTGACGGTGCAGAGCTGAGGATGATGGAAGAAGGGTTTACTCAGCTCGAAGTGAGACTGGAGGTGTCTACGCGGACCATCGTGATCCCTATGAACCGTGACCTATTAAAAAACACAAAGAACATGGTCCCTGCCCTCGGTCCCCTTTGTTCCGGCATAGAGGGTGAAACCCTTGCGGAGTTGGATGATGCCACCTTATCGAGGAGCATAGCCGACCTCGCTCTCAGGGTAAATTTTTCAAGGCTTATTTTTTTTGTCTGCTTTGTTCAGATTTGTGGTCTTCATTTTAGTGCTTTGCTCTCGTCAGCATAGGCATTCTCGTGTTTGACTCTCGTGTTTGATCTTGGAAATTGAAATCGTCTGAAGGGAGGAGAGGCGTAAGGCTATCTTCAGGAAACTTCAGCGTAAATACTTTGAGTACCGTGGCAAGTATCGGGAAATCCGCATGTGTTTTGCCGAAGGCGGCAATTTATGTACCCTTCAGAACGAGCTGAAGCAAAAGATGATGAGCTGGTAAAGGTCATCGAGAAATGCAGTGTCCTTGAGGGGACgttgagaaataaagaagaagagcTAGAGGTCAGTAAGGTTGTGGGGGTTCAGTGCGGTGACCTCCAGACGCAGGTGATCGAGTTGCACAGGCAATTAGAGAAGTGTCATATGCAGATGGAGGTTCTTCATGGCGAGACCACCGAGAAGCATAACGAGCCAGATAGGGCAGAGTTAGCTCGGTCGAAAGCTTCGGGGAAGATGGAGGCCCTTGAGGTGGTGATCTGGCCCCTCCATTCTGAGCAGGAGAGCGACTTGGAAACGGCAAGGTTAAAAGATGAGGGGCTTGATGATAGGATAGGAGAGTTGGAGAAAGAGAATTCTGACCTCTACGATCGAGTTGCTGCCCTTGAGGTCGAGAAGGCCCAATTACTGGTGCGATCGTCCTCTTCTCATGCTTCATACTTTCCTAATGTTCCTCGAGAATTATACGAGAAGTGGATTCATGCTGAGGCTCAGTTGGATGTGTTCCGAGATTTGCATGTGGCGAAATCTATTTTTGGAGCCGCCCTTGAAGATGCTCGTGTCAAGGCCCGTGAAGCTCAAGTCACTTGCGGGTATGATCCTGCTACGCCAGAGGCCGGCAAGGGCGAGGGGATGAAGATATAGACCGGTTTGAGCAAAATGCCTGGTATGATGCTGCATATCCTGAGGGCGAAGGCGGCGATGGCAAGGGTGTTGAAGGTCAAGAGGGTGACGTAGTTGAGGGACAGGTTGGCGAGGATGCTGCATGCGATGAAGGCGGTGGCCAGtagttttattttttctcttttttgaatATCTTTGTGTGTATTTGGTGGCGTCTTCATGAGCTTTTGTAAAGATGTTCTAAGTATGAAATGCCAACTTTGTTATTTGGATATGATTTTCTTCCTGTGGTTCGTACTTGTATTTTTTTGTTGATTTCATCGCTTGGTTGCCTTGATTTTCTAGCCGTAATCACTAAGTTCGAATAAGGTCGAACATATCCTAAGTTCAATTATCGCCGAGGATCAGTAGGTGTTAGTTCAAACAAGGTCGAAAATAATGCATGTTTAACTATGGCCGAGGGCCAATAGGTGTTAGTTCAAACAAGGTCGACCATAACTTACATTTAATTATGGCCGAGAgccagtaggtgttagttcgaacaaggttgAATGTAACCTACGTTTAATTGTGGCCGAGGGCCAGTAGGCGTTAGTTCGAataaggtcgaacataacctacaTTTAGTTATGGACGAGGGCCAGTAGGTTTTAATTCAAACAAGGTTGAACATAACCTAcatttaattatggccgagggccggtaggtgttagttcgaacaaggtcgaacgtAACCTACGCTTAATTATAGTTgagggccagtaggtgttagttcgaacaaggtcgaacttaACCTATGTTTAATTGTGGCTGAGGGctggtaggtgttagttcgaacacggtcgaacataacctacgtttaattatggccgagggccagtaAGTGTTAGTTCAAATAAGGTTCAACATAACCTACGTTTAATtgtggccgagggccggtaggtgttagttcgaacaaggtcgaacataacttACGTTTAATTATGGCTGAGGGCCAATAgatgttagttcgaacaaggtcgaacataacctacgtttaattatggccgaggtccagtaggtgttagttcgaacaagatCAAACATAACCTACGTTTAATTATGGTCGAGGGctagtaggtgttagttcgaacaaggtcgaacataacctacaTTTAATTATGGCTgagggccagtaggtgttagttcgaataaggtcgaacataacctacgTTTAATTATGGCTGAGGGctagtaggtgttagttcgaaaaAGGTTAAACGTAACCTAcgtttaattatggccgagggccggttGGTGTTAGTTCAAAAAAGGTTGAACATAACCTACGTTTAGTTGTGGcagagggccggtaggtgttagttcgaacaaggtcgaacataacgtACATTTAGAAAGGTATGATTATAGGTGCGGAGTTTGTCGACATCGTAAACTTTAAGCATTGTTGCCTTGGTTGTGCATTTGGAGAAATAGAAATAAATTTCATGCATTGTTGCTTTGTTCatacacttggagaaatttacaaaTTTTCGGGCGTTTGCTGAAATTTCAGTCCCAGTCCCAGTCtttctagtcccttcattggtcgatCTGGATAAGGCTtgagaggtcgagcaatgaaCTGACCGTCACGTGCCTCTGTCTTTGTGTACTTCGACTTAAAGTACCCttcgtcgcctcgttaaaaacctccttgagaaaacccaattgggacaaaactcaaatGAGGGAAAAAAAAGTACGACTTGGGGGACGCTTTATCActtagaagttgaagtacttgaggtgggtaatattccaattgtttggtagcaGCTTTTCTTCCATTGTTTCTAATTGGAATGACCCTTTGTTCGTTGTTGCTGTGATTTTGTAAGGGTCATCCCAATTTGCTCCTAGTTTGCCTTCCCGtgggtctttgcttgcttgtgttttagctttaagcacgtagtccccgactttgagcggCCTGAACTTTGCCTTGTTGTTGTAATAGCGTTCTGCTTGCTGTTTTTGGGCAATTATTCTTATGTAGGCCATGTCTCTTTGTTCTTTGACTTCGTCGAGTTCCTGCCTTCTACTTTCATCATTCCTCGACCTGCTCTCATGGAAGTATCTCAGACTGGGGTCCCCAAACTCGACCGGTATtactgcatcagtcccatagactaaaGAGTAGGGTGTCTCTCTTGTGCTTGTCTTCGGTGTTGTTCGGTAGGACCACAAAACTTCTGGTAATATTTCCGGCCATAGTCCCTTGGCGTCTTCGAGTTTTTTCTTCATGATATTCAGTATCGACTTGTTGAAGGATTCCACTAGCCTATTGCATGTGGGGTGGTATGGTGTCGAAAGTATTCTTTTGATACGCCACTTCTCAAAAAATTTAGTGACTTTCTTCCTCGTTaattggggtccgttgtcgcagcAGATCTCTTTGCGAAggccgaaccggcatatgatgtttttccatataAAGGTGATCACTTCCTGTTCATGTATTTGGGCGAACGCTCCTGTTTCTACCCACATAGAGAAATAGTCAATTAAAAGCAGAAGGAATCGTATGTTACCTCGGCTGCTGGGAGGAGGCCCacaatgtccatcccccatttgatgaacgaccAAGGTGAGGTGACCGAGTGGATGTGTTCGCCTacttggtgaatcattgggggggggggatgggggtacttttggcattgctcgtattttttcacgaagtccgtgacctcttttttcatggtgggccaataataccctgcttgtatgaggcatctgaccaaAGCCCGATTGCCGGAATGAGCTCCACAATGGCCTTCATGGACCTCTTTAAGGACGCGCTGCGTCTGATTTGGGCCCAAGCATTTCGCTAGAGGGCTGTCGTATGTTCTCTTATACAGGACGTTGTGGATGATGCTGTACCTGGCTGCTTGCATTCTCAATTTCTTGGCCTCTTTTTTATCACCTAGGAGTATGCCGTCTTATAAGTATGCAACAATACGGTTGCACCAATCCCAAGTcaggtttatggttcttacctcgatttggtctatGGACAAGTTGAGAAGGTAGACTACACTTCTGTCTCCGATTGCAATATTTTTGGTGGTTGCGGCTAGTTTGGTGAGGCCGTCCGCCTCGGCATTCTGTGCTCATGGGATTTGATCGAGTTGACATTCATCGAACTGCAACTTTCAGATTTCGGTATGATATTTCTGCaacctttgttccttgatttggaaagaccctgtgacttggttgactacgagtTGGGAATCGCAGCATAGTCTTAACCGTTTTGCCCCATACTTGAGTTCTAGCCTTAACTctacaattacggcctcatactcgacctcgttgttagtcatatttgggcaccttatggactggcaAATCATTTTGCCGGTTAGGACTTCAAGTACGAGTCCTAATCCGGACCCTGATGCGTTAGACACACCATCTGTGTACATGACCCAGATGTCATGTGTTTGGGGAGAAGCTGGGCGCTTCTCTTTCAACTCCGGGCATTACTTTTACGCTGAAGTCGGTGACGAAGTCAGCGAGGACTTGCGACTTTATCGCTATTCGCAGTTGATATGTGATATCGTGCTCGCTCAGTTCGATGGCCCACATGGCCAACCTTCCCGacagctcgggtttatgcaaaatgctcCATAAGGGGAAAGTCATGACGACCGAGATGGGGTGgtattgaaaatatggtctaagctttcgcgAAGCTACGATTAAGGCCAGGGCCAATTTTTCGAGGTGAGGGTACCCCGTCTAGGCATCAACTAatattttgctaatgtaatagatgggagacaGCATACCTTTATTTTCTCGAACCAGGACTACGCTTACAGCTACTTCGGATACAACAAGGTAAACGAGGAGATGTTCCCCTGGTTTCGGCTTTGAAAGCAGTGGTGGTGATGACAGGGTACTTTTTCAACTCCTTCAGGGCCTGGACGCACTCAGGAGTCCATTGGAGGCCGTTATCCTTTTTGAGTACGCCGAAGAATCTGTGACACATGTCTGATGATCGTGAGATGAATCTTGAAAGGGCGACGATACAACATGTCAACCTCTGAACCTGTTTTTTGGTGGTCAAGTGTTCTGGTATCATTTCTTCGATCTTTTCTGGTTTCGGCCTGTACCGAGGTGAATCGATGAGTTGGTCCATTGAGGTCGTCCTCGGACCTCGGCACAATATGCgttgtgtatttcatcccaagtggttggaggatACTTCATCAGTCGACTCAATAGCTTTCTAGTCGCCCTCAAACCGTCCCTGCTCAGCCTGTTCTGGAAGGCTGCGACTGCCATCCCTTCTGACATGTTCGGTAAGGTCATCCTTACGTGGTCGTGGTTTCGATccccacagacgacgccaaattgtttgaccaaaaatataattttcgaCTAAAACAGTTGAGTTTATACAATAATGGGTTAAACTTAGTTAAAAATAATGTCTATAGATATGGGTTACAAAAAACGTGAATACTATTAAACATATCTGGTAGTGGGTTGACTACAACATACATTAATTGACCTATACAAGAAGTATGACAGTTTTCCTAAATTTCAGCACAATGCAGATGTTGGAACGATATTTAAATACTAACTTCTTCTCTAAAAACTGGAAACAAAGAAACAATAATGCAGTAATTGTCCAAAAACACCAAACGACATCAAAGAAGgaataaaaagaaattaattttaaaacGAAGACACAGTTAAAAGGAAAAAGAACTTTGACAAATGAGATCTCAAGTAAACACATTACTAGAACATTGATAGCTCGAAGTTGAAGAAGGCCAAGCACAAATCATAAATTAAAATTTGATATTATACTACTGAAAATATTCTTTGTTCTAAGTAAACTACAATTACCTATGGTTTTATTTTTCATAAGTTAAACTCAATtatgtaataattattttttacttACAAGATGTTATAGcttaatctatattattataaaagcatgaataaagtgttggattacaaaaataaccttttaatattaagcataataactcacaataaaaggacataatcggatttctagacattagccttgtaatcctattagttttaggacataatactacacgttaggagtcctattagtataattattttcgggcatagatattagccttgtaattctattacttttaggatatacttctgaAGAAATtcatattactaatttaatttgaaaacgtattatattgtccaaattcattTAGAAATAGGAGAGCCTacatattattataaaagtacgaatataatattgatagaccaaaataaccctaaaatattaaacagaagaactcatagggaaatgACATAGctgtaataacttatttttttggactataataacttatatgttaattttttaatatttaaaattttaaaattaatacaatcttgtctattgaattcttattaaaaatatgtaggaatgTTTAatgaaatcaatttcataagaatcctccataTTGGTAATACATTATCACTCTATAATATTCAATACCAAAAAAATATAAGTAATGCTAAACGGACTGCATAAAGctttgaaattgagaaaaaatccccaagataatatattattatattatatttgaattgttttcctactcaaataatattttattattattaattttgcgtataatatataaaaatatacccaattattaaagaacaactaagaaagtttttaagaatataaatgtgtgagaaaagaaataaaaagattgATAAGAgccaataccactaatgattttgcaaacataaagatctaaaagtggaaTGTCATCGATCTTTTTACatctttttactctttaaaaataaaatttatggtggataaaattataatcacggttaaatattcaaacatgagatgaactaatattaagaatctaaataaacagaaaataaattatattttatgttaaaactaaataatcaaatcttttaattaattatttagcaagagaatccaattaaattatttttaaaattcatcatttgagtaaaaaaaaatttcaagttaaAAACAAATCATCGGGTGCATAAattttattccataaaaagaatGTTAGAGATTTTAAAAAATAGATCACAAAGTAAAAACGATTAGTATGATATTAAGAAGGTCATACAAGTAtttgaggaagcacaatcaaagctaaatacTGAACAAGAATAAGTTTTCATGACTATATTATAAAAAATCGACTGTGGTATAGCGGGATTATCCTTTGTAGATGCCTTCgacggaatcgaaataatattcatatgtaATGCATTACTTgtaaatatcatatcaagaggcatgatattGTTAACAACAAGAACAAGTGGTGTACCGGCAATGATTTTATTATGAGGTCGTCCaactcactttagatttgatatacctcttcaaataactgaaataaccatcacaaatatatcaaatcagagcagtagtgctaaatttataaggaaagcaaaagtgataatatgggatgagGCGCTTTTGGCTAAGCGTCAAACGATCGAAACAATCGCCCAGAGTTTTAGAGATATATTGAATATCGATGAACCGTTTGGTGGAAAAGTAAgagtttgggaggtgatttatgtcAAGTACGATCAGCAGTTCCAAAATTGACCAAAGCAGAAACTGTAAAAAGCTAGCTTGTCAAAATTATACTCAtgacatataaaaaaaattcaaatgataagaaatataaaagtaagaacagatccaacATTCAGTGACTTCTTGCTTTGTGTcagaaacgaagaagagcatccaataaaagatgatttggttcttctagaacacttggctatcaatcccaatggtaatagtagtgcatttaataaggaaaatattttcattattagattaaaacgcaatttgtgcaaataacatgatagaaattaaagagctatcttagctagcagaaatgaatatgttgatcaactaaaaggttgattgctaagttttatggtaaaaataaaatatttttcagttttgactcagcagaagatgataccaacaacaactaccaagaagaatacttaaatactttaataccaaatgaccTTCTACTATGCATGTTTGTTGTCAAATTCATTATTTCTTATgtatgttagtgtcaccatatatataatagactaagttaaaattgatcttccattgcatataggttgattttgaagaataATATGCTTTCCATGCTACTGAAAACTTAGATCCgttgaatagcttatgtaatagtacacatatggtatatagaaattttgacaataacgtcatacatgcagaACTTATGATACTGATTAATGTGCTTCCAAGTATGTGTTTATCGAATTCAACTTTTGTCTTgcgaaactaaagaatatcctttcaaatttgtgtgaaaataatttttagtatgtttatgtttttatagttataataaataaagcataagGACAAATATCCTAAATATTGAACTATATTTACCACAATATGTTTTCTTATATGAATAtctatatgttgcactttcaagagagatatcaataatatcgacaacaagagttctggttatcGCAGAGTAACCAAAGCATTAGAagaaaacatatacaaaaaaacACTGTGTATAAAGAAGTACTCTATAAGATACCATCATATTAGATACATTTAAactacaatacataattatctacttAACATGACTAAAATTGATCATTTATGTAAGTTACGATGATatcctttcattttgaattcacgtattaTGTTAATCTAacaatatttttcggcatttagataAATGTTGtagtattatatataaaatttctctcattaattaaatttattgttccttcatataaataaatatttaaatcatcatgtgTCATTATTAATGTGCAACGCACATTTATAGATACTAGTGTAGTTAAATTGGTGGGTTTCCTTCGGAAAGTGTTCAATGAAATTTCACCCAGCAAATTGGTGGTACACTCTAGAGAAACAGCGTTTTTTTATTGGCGTCACACTAAAGTTGGAGGAAATCAAATAAGAATTGACAGAGGAAATGAGTTCTATCCTATAATATGATAACGCAGCATAACCACTAATCTATCAGTGGTATTGTAGCCTATATTGCCCCTAGAGCAGTAGAGAGGGAAGTGTAATTGTGTTATAAACTACCAATCCTCGATATCTAGTTGTTTGGCCTAGTTAAAAATATATTACCAATTCTCAGCTGTTGTCGGGCAGTATAGTATTAACCacattcttcacaaataaaaagaaacattCTCGGCATGAATTAGGCATTAGAGTAGATCTCCTGAGTTCTCTAACTTCCTCGGCATGGACGCACACACATTCTGGAAGGTAAGAAATGCCAGGTCTTCGATGCTCCAAACCACACGCAGCTAAGATGGAGTGAGTGGCTAGTCTTGCAACTTGCTTAAATGTACCAACTTCTGCACAGATGAAAGAATAACAAACTCAGACCAGATGCATCATACTACAACAGTTACTAACCGTATAAATGTAATGAAGTGATGCACGCATAAGCTAACTACAGGTCAAAGTAAAAGTCGTACCGAGCTTTTTATCTCTGCATAGGATTTTTAGGTTGAGCTTCACAAGAGATTGGATCTCTGTCTTGGCATCACATTCCACCTGACCTCTGTTCTTAATGCCACTCTTTTCCACCTTGAGTTTCTCTTGAGGAGGATTCACAATGCTACTCGAGGAAGAATAGTTCTCTTTGTCATTACCTACGGTGGTAGAAATCGATGCCGACCTGACAGAAGAAATCAAGTGTGTGGACCCAGCACACGACTTATTCTTCTGTTGTAGTCCATTTTTTGCATGACAGATATCTGGCTGAACTGAAGTCTGAGACTCCTTCAAAGATACAAGTTCACTATATGATGGTCCACATGCCATTGAAAAACCTTTATCTACAACTGAAGAACCTTCTAATTTACTGTTCAGCTTAAAAGCATGGTTGTGGAAATGACTACCTGATCCAATATTTTGAATATACGCACGCTGATGCTGTTCGATCTTTAGTGAGCCAGACCTTGAGCTTGATTCACCAGCTTTTTTGCAGCTAGTATTCTTCTTAACAGTGTGTTTTGAAGCCTGAAGGAAACTCTTATTCCTGTCACAACCTCTCTCTATTGCCTTAGCCATATTCATCATTTTCCACGCCTTCTCCACCTCTATTGACCCTTTACTGTCCAGTTTATTTTGATCAAGAGACTGCGATGTCATTGGTTGACTCGAGCCCGAACAGCTGCCCTGCACTGGTTTTTGTTTAGCAATAGCATTACTCATTTTGGTAGAAGAGAACGTCAAGGATCCACTTCGAAAACCATTCCAATGTTGACGCAATGTGCGAATCTTATCATGGACATTGCGGCAATGCCCCAGTGTTCTGGCATTGAACTTAGTGGCATGTCTTACAACACCATTTTGTCCTACCGAACCCAACCCAATCGAGCTGCTTTGAGAGGTACTTTGCCTTCCAGTATCAGTACGAGATGAATTTTCTGTAGCATCCAAGGAGGCAGTAGGAGTGTATGACTCTCGTACAATTTCATATATAGATACATGTCTTGCTGGTTCTGCTAAACGGTGGTCACCGAAACTAGCTTGAGTATCACAATCAGTTTTGATCTCACCCTGAGCCTGTTCAGCCTTCAGAAGCGAGCAGTCTGCGCAAAACCAATCACCCTCAGGTACAATGGCACCAAGGCCAACACAATAAGTATGATAAGCAGTGTCACAAAGGTCGCACAACAGCAAGAGACTGTCATCGGCCGTGCTATGGCACACGTTACATTGCACCTCTTCGTACAGATCCCGTGGTCCAGTTGTTGCATTTCCGAGGTAATGGTAAGCCTGCATAAGCAATTTCACCAGTAATACATGAGAGACAGTCAAGAGATTATACCTAGTCTAGTCTAGGTACCATAAACCAAgtgaatttttaaaaatatatacaatcaaAAAATGTATGAACCACAGAAAAGTGGAAACAACAAAAACAGAGTCTTCCCCTCCAAACTTTTGAAGCgcttttttttttataaccgaGAAATCGCAGAAGGCCAATTGCGCAAGGCTTGAAGCATAGCCGATAATGGGCTCGCCCCTCcatccttctccacttaaatactagGCTTTTAAGATAGACAAGAATAATGGTTTTATCATTCAGAGTGCATTCGGATGTTCATGACTTCATCATCAAAAAACTAAAGGTAGCAGATCACCAATTTTATGAAAGACTACTGGCTAAAGATAAATTAATCAGAAATTAATGATGAATCCTGATGTGAAAACAGCAGTTTTAGAATTCATGAGACCTAAAGCGTAAATGCAGGATGATGCAATCCCCATAGACCAATTGGATAGCTTTTCATAAAGCAAATGGACATCTGCTTTTCATCAAATAATTACATTACATACAACTAAAACAGAATAATGCTTGCAACTCTCTGAGCTAAAAATCAGCAATAATGAGGCTTAATACATCGTTAAAAAGAAGCTCTACCAACAGGTTATCCTGATGCAAGCTCGTTTATCTTTAGATGTAATATAAGTATATAATTCACATGTCAACTACAATCAACAGAATTATTgacaaattttaattttatttcaacATAAATTGACATGAGCCTTAATGGTTTTACTACATCAATGAGTCAAATTAAGCTAGTATAAACTTGAGCTCACAGGAGTTATCACTATTTTCAGAATCCGGAAATCAATCCAATAAAAATAATCTTCAGAAGAAAAAAGAGACAATCTTTCACCAAAAAGAATCAAATTCAGCAATCAACAATAAACAGAAATTCAAGACAAAATAAAAAGACAGAGAAAAGAACCTGATCGCGGACAGGAACATTCACAACGCGTTCGGAAGGGAAAACGGGAGGTTTAGGAGGGCGGCGGATGGTGGAGAAACGGCGTTTACACATGGGACATCTGGACTCAACCTTAGACCACTCCATTATACACACAAAACAAAAGTAATGGTCGCAA is drawn from Nicotiana tabacum cultivar K326 chromosome 22, ASM71507v2, whole genome shotgun sequence and contains these coding sequences:
- the LOC107796160 gene encoding uncharacterized protein LOC107796160; the protein is MLSEMASDPEDTGAPEIHPNKRIKTLTRVSPESSPSSSDKGKSKLEASDWENEWNCCGICLSESGHGTGTIIRGCIDCCDHYFCFVCIMEWSKVESRCPMCKRRFSTIRRPPKPPVFPSERVVNVPVRDQAYHYLGNATTGPRDLYEEVQCNVCHSTADDSLLLLCDLCDTAYHTYCVGLGAIVPEGDWFCADCSLLKAEQAQGEIKTDCDTQASFGDHRLAEPARHVSIYEIVRESYTPTASLDATENSSRTDTGRQSTSQSSSIGLGSVGQNGVVRHATKFNARTLGHCRNVHDKIRTLRQHWNGFRSGSLTFSSTKMSNAIAKQKPVQGSCSGSSQPMTSQSLDQNKLDSKGSIEVEKAWKMMNMAKAIERGCDRNKSFLQASKHTVKKNTSCKKAGESSSRSGSLKIEQHQRAYIQNIGSGSHFHNHAFKLNSKLEGSSVVDKGFSMACGPSYSELVSLKESQTSVQPDICHAKNGLQQKNKSCAGSTHLISSVRSASISTTVGNDKENYSSSSSIVNPPQEKLKVEKSGIKNRGQVECDAKTEIQSLVKLNLKILCRDKKLEVGTFKQVARLATHSILAACGLEHRRPGISYLPECVCVHAEEVRELRRSTLMPNSCRECFFLFVKNVVNTILPDNS